One genomic segment of Ricinus communis isolate WT05 ecotype wild-type chromosome 5, ASM1957865v1, whole genome shotgun sequence includes these proteins:
- the LOC8272458 gene encoding probable sodium/metabolite cotransporter BASS6, chloroplastic isoform X1, with the protein MIVNAKQWQIQRPHIAQFQIHNNSHVPKFLPCICSLNLSEFRYVGSSLQPKPNSQFGSSRFLVRRCLSEKLSDSFDQDPSLNIVNKHNKIFEQEEFSLINILKKSNSLLPHVVLASTLLALVYPPSFTWFTTRYYAPALGFLMFAVGVNSSEKDFVEAFKRPSAIFAGYLGQFIVKPILGYIFGIISVSVFNLPTPIGAGIMLVSCVSGAQLSNYATFLTDPPMAPLSIVMTSLSTATAVFVTPLLSLLLIGKRLPVDVTGMVSSILQIVVAPIAAGLLLNRFLPWISNAIRPFLPPLSVLVTACCVGAPLAINVKSVISPFGATILSLIISFHLLAFVAGYVLTGLVFPKAPDLKALQRTMSFETGMQSSLLALALANRFFRDPLVAVPPAISTVMMSLMGFTLVMVWAKKKEV; encoded by the exons ATGATTGTCAACGCAAAGCAATGGCAGATTCAACGTCCACATATCGCTCAATTCCAAATCCATAACAATTCCCATGTTCCAAAGTTCTTGCCCTGTATTTGCTCTCTCAACCTTTCAG agTTTCGCTATGTGGGTTCTTCACTTCAACCAAAACCCAATTCTCAAT TTGGGAGTTCAAGATTTTTGGTCCGCAGATGCTTATCAGAGAAGCTCTCGGATTCTTTTGATCAGGATCCGAGTCTAAATATCGTAAACAAACATAATAAG ATTTTTGAGCAAGAGGAGTTTtctctaattaatattttgaagaAATCAAATTCACTACTGCCTCATGTAGTGCTGGCTAGTACACTCTTGGCTCTAGTTTATCCACCTTCTTTTACATGGTTCACCACCAG GTACTATGCTCCTGcattaggatttcttatgTTTGCAGTTGGCGTCAATTCCAGTGAAAAGGATTTTGTTGAAGCATTCAAGAGACCATCAGCTATTTTTGCTGGTTACCTTGGCCAATTCATTGTAAAGCCGATTCTTGGATATATTTTCGGCATCATTTCTGTATCAGTTTTCAATCTTCCTACTCCAATAG GTGCTGGGATTATGTTGGTATCTTGTGTTAGTGGGGCCCAGCTTTCAAATTATGCTACTTTTCTGACTGATCCACCTATGGCTCCTTTAAGCATTGTGATGACCTCACTGTCTACTGCTACTGCGGTTTTTGTCACACCTTTGTTGTCGCTCTTGCTTATTGGAAAGAGACTACCTGTTGATGTAACAGGAATGGTGTCCAGTATTCTGCAAATAGTAGTTGCCCCAATTGCTGCAGGGTTGCTTCTGAACAG ATTCCTTCCCTGGATTTCTAATGCTATTCGACCCTTTCTACCTCCTCTTTCAGTACTCGTAACAGCCTGTTGTGTTGGAGCACCACTTGCTATTAATGTCAAGTCTGTCATATCCCCTTTTGGAGCCACCATATTATCGCTCATTATTTCATTTCATCTGTTGGCATTTGTTGCTGGTTATGTTCTTACTGGTCTTGTCTTCCCTAAAGCACCTGACCTCAAAGCACTTCAAAGAACAATGTCCTTTGAGACAG GAATGCAGAGCAGTCTTCTGGCCCTTGCACTTGCAAATAGGTTTTTCCGAGATCCGCTTGTGGCTGTGCCCCCGGCCATCTCT ACTGTAATGATGTCTTTGATGGGCTTTACTCTTGTCATGGTTTGGGCTAAGAAGAAAGAAGTATGA
- the LOC8272456 gene encoding uncharacterized protein LOC8272456, protein MAVAMTTLSLFSLNPNFSCKSKRCLLSSLYPSPNRTLSTPQYRLLMPKSPGFVTVSGVLGAGLALTIVGPASASGLPFLGQLSEPSNALSLPTWAIHVSSVVEWITAMALVWQYGEKSGFESWKGLSWGMVPLLGGAFCACTWHFFYNAESLEVLVALQAALTVIGNATMCIAAFRIYKSIEERPKNL, encoded by the exons ATGGCTGTAGCAATGACAACCTTATCATTATTCTCTTTAAACCCAAATTTCTCTTGCAAGTCAAAACGTTGCCTTCTCTCTTCTCTCTATCCTTCTCCTAACCGCACTCTCTCCACTCCTCAATATCGCCTCTTGATGCCAAAATCACCCGGTTTTGTTACTGTTTCGGGTGTGCTTGGGGCGGGTTTGGCCTTAACCATAGTTGGTCCCGCCTCAGCTTCTGGTTTACCGTTTCTGGGTCAACTCAGTGAACCCTCCAATGCACTGTCTTTGCCCACCTGGGCAATTCACGTTTCTAGTGTAGTTGAATG GATTACAGCAATGGCTTTAGTGTGGCAATACGGGGAGAAATCTGGTTTTGAATCTTGGAAGGGACTCTCTTGGGGAATG GTACCTCTGCTTGGTGGAGCGTTTTGTGCATGCACATGGCATTTCTTCTACAATGCTGAGTCTCTAGAG GTATTGGTGGCTCTTCAAGCAGCACTGACAGTAATAGGTAATGCCACTATGTGCATTGCTGCATTCCGCATATATAAGTCGATAGAGGAACGGCCGAAGAATCTCTGA
- the LOC8272455 gene encoding protein LITTLE ZIPPER 2 isoform X2: MCINRIEKFPPPPFYPAKKKQRSKKPKVQVLGLTRRRCQEEEGKDMELKNLKLYLENQSIVEENEKLRKKANLLHQENLALISEFQKKFPHVERCSAAFFSLMFTEKI, translated from the exons atgtgtaTTAATAGAATAGAGAAGTTCCCACCTCCTCCTTTCTACCCTGCAAAGAAAAAGCAACGTTCAAAGAAACCTAAGGTTCAAGTTCTTGGGCTCACAAG GAGAAGATGTCAAGAAGAGGAGGGAAAGGATATGGAACTAAAGAACTTGAAGTTGTATTTGGAGAACCAAAGTATTGTCGAAGAGAACGAGAAGCTAAGGAAGAAAGCTAATCTTCTACACCAGGAAAACTTAGCTTTAATCTCcgaatttcaaaagaaattccCTCATGTGGAGCGCTGCTCCGCcgccttcttttctttaatgtttACTGAAAAGATTTGA
- the LOC8272455 gene encoding protein LITTLE ZIPPER 2 isoform X1 — translation MCINRIEKFPPPPFYPAKKKQRSKKPKVQVLGLTSRRRCQEEEGKDMELKNLKLYLENQSIVEENEKLRKKANLLHQENLALISEFQKKFPHVERCSAAFFSLMFTEKI, via the exons atgtgtaTTAATAGAATAGAGAAGTTCCCACCTCCTCCTTTCTACCCTGCAAAGAAAAAGCAACGTTCAAAGAAACCTAAGGTTCAAGTTCTTGGGCTCACAAG CAGGAGAAGATGTCAAGAAGAGGAGGGAAAGGATATGGAACTAAAGAACTTGAAGTTGTATTTGGAGAACCAAAGTATTGTCGAAGAGAACGAGAAGCTAAGGAAGAAAGCTAATCTTCTACACCAGGAAAACTTAGCTTTAATCTCcgaatttcaaaagaaattccCTCATGTGGAGCGCTGCTCCGCcgccttcttttctttaatgtttACTGAAAAGATTTGA
- the LOC8272458 gene encoding probable sodium/metabolite cotransporter BASS6, chloroplastic isoform X3, whose protein sequence is MFAVGVNSSEKDFVEAFKRPSAIFAGYLGQFIVKPILGYIFGIISVSVFNLPTPIGAGIMLVSCVSGAQLSNYATFLTDPPMAPLSIVMTSLSTATAVFVTPLLSLLLIGKRLPVDVTGMVSSILQIVVAPIAAGLLLNRFLPWISNAIRPFLPPLSVLVTACCVGAPLAINVKSVISPFGATILSLIISFHLLAFVAGYVLTGLVFPKAPDLKALQRTMSFETGMQSSLLALALANRFFRDPLVAVPPAISTVMMSLMGFTLVMVWAKKKEV, encoded by the exons atgTTTGCAGTTGGCGTCAATTCCAGTGAAAAGGATTTTGTTGAAGCATTCAAGAGACCATCAGCTATTTTTGCTGGTTACCTTGGCCAATTCATTGTAAAGCCGATTCTTGGATATATTTTCGGCATCATTTCTGTATCAGTTTTCAATCTTCCTACTCCAATAG GTGCTGGGATTATGTTGGTATCTTGTGTTAGTGGGGCCCAGCTTTCAAATTATGCTACTTTTCTGACTGATCCACCTATGGCTCCTTTAAGCATTGTGATGACCTCACTGTCTACTGCTACTGCGGTTTTTGTCACACCTTTGTTGTCGCTCTTGCTTATTGGAAAGAGACTACCTGTTGATGTAACAGGAATGGTGTCCAGTATTCTGCAAATAGTAGTTGCCCCAATTGCTGCAGGGTTGCTTCTGAACAG ATTCCTTCCCTGGATTTCTAATGCTATTCGACCCTTTCTACCTCCTCTTTCAGTACTCGTAACAGCCTGTTGTGTTGGAGCACCACTTGCTATTAATGTCAAGTCTGTCATATCCCCTTTTGGAGCCACCATATTATCGCTCATTATTTCATTTCATCTGTTGGCATTTGTTGCTGGTTATGTTCTTACTGGTCTTGTCTTCCCTAAAGCACCTGACCTCAAAGCACTTCAAAGAACAATGTCCTTTGAGACAG GAATGCAGAGCAGTCTTCTGGCCCTTGCACTTGCAAATAGGTTTTTCCGAGATCCGCTTGTGGCTGTGCCCCCGGCCATCTCT ACTGTAATGATGTCTTTGATGGGCTTTACTCTTGTCATGGTTTGGGCTAAGAAGAAAGAAGTATGA
- the LOC8272458 gene encoding probable sodium/metabolite cotransporter BASS5, chloroplastic isoform X2: MIVNAKQWQIQRPHIAQFQIHNNSHVPKFLPCICSLNLSEFRYVGSSLQPKPNSQFGSSRFLVRRCLSEKLSDSFDQDPSLNIVNKHNKIFEQEEFSLINILKKSNSLLPHVVLASTLLALVYPPSFTWFTTRYYAPALGFLMFAVGVNSSEKDFVEAFKRPSAIFAGYLGQFIVKPILGYIFGIISVSVFNLPTPIGMVSSILQIVVAPIAAGLLLNRFLPWISNAIRPFLPPLSVLVTACCVGAPLAINVKSVISPFGATILSLIISFHLLAFVAGYVLTGLVFPKAPDLKALQRTMSFETGMQSSLLALALANRFFRDPLVAVPPAISTVMMSLMGFTLVMVWAKKKEV; encoded by the exons ATGATTGTCAACGCAAAGCAATGGCAGATTCAACGTCCACATATCGCTCAATTCCAAATCCATAACAATTCCCATGTTCCAAAGTTCTTGCCCTGTATTTGCTCTCTCAACCTTTCAG agTTTCGCTATGTGGGTTCTTCACTTCAACCAAAACCCAATTCTCAAT TTGGGAGTTCAAGATTTTTGGTCCGCAGATGCTTATCAGAGAAGCTCTCGGATTCTTTTGATCAGGATCCGAGTCTAAATATCGTAAACAAACATAATAAG ATTTTTGAGCAAGAGGAGTTTtctctaattaatattttgaagaAATCAAATTCACTACTGCCTCATGTAGTGCTGGCTAGTACACTCTTGGCTCTAGTTTATCCACCTTCTTTTACATGGTTCACCACCAG GTACTATGCTCCTGcattaggatttcttatgTTTGCAGTTGGCGTCAATTCCAGTGAAAAGGATTTTGTTGAAGCATTCAAGAGACCATCAGCTATTTTTGCTGGTTACCTTGGCCAATTCATTGTAAAGCCGATTCTTGGATATATTTTCGGCATCATTTCTGTATCAGTTTTCAATCTTCCTACTCCAATAG GAATGGTGTCCAGTATTCTGCAAATAGTAGTTGCCCCAATTGCTGCAGGGTTGCTTCTGAACAG ATTCCTTCCCTGGATTTCTAATGCTATTCGACCCTTTCTACCTCCTCTTTCAGTACTCGTAACAGCCTGTTGTGTTGGAGCACCACTTGCTATTAATGTCAAGTCTGTCATATCCCCTTTTGGAGCCACCATATTATCGCTCATTATTTCATTTCATCTGTTGGCATTTGTTGCTGGTTATGTTCTTACTGGTCTTGTCTTCCCTAAAGCACCTGACCTCAAAGCACTTCAAAGAACAATGTCCTTTGAGACAG GAATGCAGAGCAGTCTTCTGGCCCTTGCACTTGCAAATAGGTTTTTCCGAGATCCGCTTGTGGCTGTGCCCCCGGCCATCTCT ACTGTAATGATGTCTTTGATGGGCTTTACTCTTGTCATGGTTTGGGCTAAGAAGAAAGAAGTATGA